The following proteins are co-located in the Malassezia restricta chromosome II, complete sequence genome:
- a CDS encoding histone H2A, whose protein sequence is MSGGKSGGKAGDASSAKTQSRSAKAGLQFPVGRIHRLLRKGNYAQRIGAGAPVYLAAVLEYLTAEILELAGNAARDNKKSRIIPRHLQLAIRNDEELNKLLGGVTISQGGVLPFIQSELLPAKSGKSKKAMGSQEI, encoded by the coding sequence ATGTCTGGTGGCAAGTCTGGTGGTAAGGCCGGTGACGCTTCGTCGGCCAAGACGCAGTCGCGTTCGGCCAAGGCCGGTCTGCAGTTCCCTGTCGGTCGTATTCACCGTCTCCTCCGTAAGGGTAACTACGCCCAGCGTATCGGTGCCGGTGCACCTGTGTACCTCGCTGCCGTGCTCGAATACTTGACGGCTGAGATTCTCGAGTTGGCCGGCAACGCTGCTCGTGACAACAAGAAGTCGCGTATTATTCCCCGTCACCTTCAGCTCGCCATCCGCAACGATGAGGAACTGAACAAGCTCCTCGGTGGTGTGACGATTAGCCAGGGTGGTGTTCTTCCCTTCATCCAGAGCGAGCTTCTTCCCGCCAAGAGCGGTAAGTCGAAGAAGGCTATGGGCTCGCAGGAGATCTAA
- a CDS encoding component of the cleavage and polyadenylation factor I, translated as MSDMDPLSSPVASGREELAEPMDAPAEREWQNAENDDFDRRDARESDGARDDRRRQRDAYDDRYPGPPPSRSRDPPPSRPSPAPSHIIGVFGLSIRTTERDLEDEFARVGDVDKVVIVYDARTGRSRGFGFITMRDVETASRAIEQMNGVELHGRKIRVDYSSTSRAHDPTPGEYRGNPRPVDDRHQRYRGRGREGPERPASWRDRDSYRDRDSWRDRGSWRERDAWRERDSWRERDSWRSSRRYDEEPPRRWSSRRDDRRGPESDDWRRRSSPPRYRDYDDDASARRQRDSAQDERAHRYADEPPRRDE; from the exons ATG TCAGACATGGACCCACTGTCAAGTCCTGTCGCATCGGGAAGGGAAGAGCTCG CTGAGCCGATGGATGCGCCCGCTGAGCGTGAGTGGCAGAATGCGGAAAACGACGACTTTGATCGCCGCGATGCTCGCGAGAGTGACGGTGCACGCGACGACCGCCGTCGACAGAGAGATGCGTACGACGACCGATACCCTGGACCGCCTCCGTCCCGCAGTCGTGACCCGCCGCCTTCGCGCCCGTCTCCAGCCCCGTCCCATATCATTGGTGTGTTTGGACTGAGCATCCGCACGACCGAGCGTGATCTAGAGGACGAGTTTGCTCGCGTCGGCGATGTCGACAAGGTTGTGATCGTATACGATGCACGTACTGGTCGCTCGCGTGGCTTTGGTTTCATTACGATGAGGGATGTTGAGACGGCGTCGAGGGCCATTGAGCAGATGAATGgcgtcgagctgcacggccgcaAAATCCGCGTAGACTATTCAAGTACGTCGCGCGCTCATGACCCTACGCCCGGTGAGTACCGTGGCAATCCGCGGCCTGTCGACGACCGCCACCAGCGATACCGTGGCCGTGGACGCGAGGGACCCGAGCGACCGGCCTCTTGGCGCGATCGTGACTCGTATCGCGATCGCGATTCGTGGCGTGACCGCGGTTCGtggcgcgagcgcgacgcctGGAGGGAGCGCGACTCTTGGAGGGAACGTGACTCGTGGCGCTCCTCTCGTCGATACGACGAAgagccgccgcgccgttggtcgtcgcgccgcgatgATCGTCGTGGCCCAGAGTCGGACGACTGGCGCCGCCGGTCGAGTCCACCGCGGTACCGCGActacgacgacgatgcctctgcgcggcgccagcgcgaCAGTGCCCAAGATGAGCGTGCTCATCGATACGCAGATGAGCCCCCGAGGCGCGACGAGTAG
- a CDS encoding large subunit ribosomal protein L18e — protein sequence MGVDIERHHVKKGHRQAPKSEDPYLLLLVKLYRFLARRTDSRFNKVVLRRLFMSKINRPPVSVSRVIYLSRNQGGVAKEASQTPKTVVVVGTITDDNRVLELPKLSIAALRFTNTARARIEAAGGECLTLDQLAMRAPTGSNTILLRGPKNAREAVRHFGMGPHQHKKPYVRSKGPKFEKARGRRKSRAFHV from the coding sequence ATGGGAGTGGACATCGAGAGGCACCACGTCAAGAAGGGTCACCGCCAGGCCCCCAAGAGCGAGGACCCATACCTGCTCCTGCTCGTGAAGCTCTACCGCTtcctcgcgcgccgcactGACTCGCGCTTCAACAAGGTggtcctgcgccgcctgttTATGTCCAAGATCAACCGTCCACCTGTGTCGGTCTCGCGCGTGATCTACCTCTCGCGCAACCAGGGCGGTGTCGCCAAGGAGGCATCGCAGACCCCCAAGACGGTGGTGGTCGTCGGCACGATCACGGACGACAACCGTGTGCTTGAGCTGCCCAAGCTCAGCATTGCCGCCCTGCGCTTCACTAACACGgctcgcgcgcgcatcgaggccgCTGGTGGCGAGTGCCTTACGCTCGACCAGCTCGCCATGCGCGCTCCTACGGGCAGCAACACGATTCTTCTGCGCGGCCCCAAGAACGCCCGCGAGGCTGTCAGGCACTTTGGTATGGGTCCCCACCAGCACAAGAAGCCGTACGTGCGCTCCAAGGGTCCCAAGTTCGAGAAGGCCCGTGGTCGCAGAAAGTCGCGTGCCTTCCACGTCTAA
- a CDS encoding cyclin — MLNPLASDEQVRCTPSRRDGVSVEAEDAICAHACQRIQQAGVILRLPQAAMATAQVLFRRFWFVASIQRFDVRIVSEGALLLACKLVEVPHSFREMHLVFDYLHGRRADDARDAVLTAEMQVLKRLGFHVHVELPYALMINYLQTMGILHATVASKQAPIRVQCVQVAWNYLSDALQTPVYCLFPVHTIACASIYLLTLENAWYEALALPMEPRPWWELFDTTRPELRAVGSHVMHLYATSEAVPQ; from the coding sequence ATGCTGAATCCGCTGGCTAGCGATGAGCAGGTGCGATGCACGCCATCACGCCGGGATGGCGTCTCGGTCGAAGCGGAAGATGCGATCTGCGCGCATGCCTGTCAGCGCATCCAACAGGCGGGCGTCATACTGCGACTTCCCCAGGCTGCGATGGCGACGGCCCAAGTGCTATTTCGCCGGTTCTGGTTCGTCGCGTCCATCCAACGCTTCGATGTACGCATTGTGAGTGAGGGTGCCCTGCTTCTCGCGTGCAAACTTGTCGAAGTGCCACACAGTTTCCGCGAGATGCACCTTGTATTTGACTATCTCcatgggcgacgtgctgacGATGCACGAGACGCGGTGCTCACGGCTGAGATGCAAGTGCTCAAGCGACTTGGCTTCCATGTCCACGTCGAATTGCCGTATGCCCTCATGATCAACTATCTCCAAACCATGGGCATATTGCATGCGACGGTCGCGTCTAAGCAGGCGCCCATCCGCGTCCAATGTGTGCAAGTGGCATGGAACTACCTCAGTGATGCACTCCAAACGCCCGTGTATTGCCTGTTTCCCGTGCACACGATCGCATGTGCATCGATTTACCTTTTAACGCTCGAGAATGCATGGTATGAAGCGCTGGCACTGCCCATGGAGCCGCGCCCATGGTGGGAACTATTTGACACGACGCGACCGGAACTGCGGGCCGTGGGATCACACGTCATGCACTTGTATGCGACGAGCGAAGCTGTGCCGcaatga
- a CDS encoding isocitrate dehydrogenase (NAD+) IDH2, whose amino-acid sequence MFFAAAAASTRVARPVSAARPLASMLSRGLATQTDAPTSAYNKQKDADGKYTVTLFPGDGIGPEVSGAVREIYRAANVPIKWEEADVTPSINHEGKQVIPEETVQSVRRNTVALKGPLATPVGKGHVSLNLTLRRTFNLFANVRPCVSVKGCETPYENVNTVLIRENTEGEYSGIEHEVVDGVVQSIKLITYDASERVARYAFHHARQNNRSRVTAVHKAPIMKMTDGMFLNACRNVAKEYQDIEYDEDLLDRACLRIVRDPEPFADTVMVMPNLYGDILSDMCAGLIGGLGLTPSGNIGRDASIFEAVHGSAPDIAGQDKANPTALLLSSIMMLRHMSLFEHADKIERAIFETIAAGERTGDLGGKLGTRAFTESIISRL is encoded by the coding sequence ATGTTTTttgctgccgccgctgcttCGACGCGTGTCGCCCGCCCGGTCTCCGCTGCGCGCCCGCTCGCGTCCATGCTGAGTCGTGGCCTCGCCACGCAGACTGACGCCCCTACGTCTGCCTACAACAAGCAGAAGGACGCGGACGGCAAGTACACCGTGACGCTGTTCCCTGGTGACGGTATTGGCCCTGAGGTATCGGGTGCCGTGCGCGAGATTTACCGTGCCGCTAACGTTCCGATCAAGTGGGAAGAGGCGGACGTGACGCCCTCGATCAACCACGAGGGCAAGCAGGTCATCCCGGAGGAAACGGTCCAGTCGGTGCGCCGCAACACGGTCGCCCTCAAGGGACCCCTGGCGACGCCTGTCGGCAAGGGCCACGTCTCGTTGAACCtgacgctgcgccgcacgttCAACCTCTTTGCCAACGTGCGCCCTTGCGTGTCTGTCAAGGGCTGTGAGACGCCGTACGAGAACGTCAACACGGTGCTGATCCGTGAGAACACCGAGGGCGAGTACTCGGGCATCGAGCACGAAGTCGTGGATGGTGTCGTGCAGAGCATCAAGCTGATCACATACGATGCCTCGGAGCGTGTGGCTCGCTACGCTTTCCACCACGCCCGCCAGAACAACCGCTCGCGCGTCACGGCTGTGCACAAGGCGCCGATCATGAAGATGACCGACGGTATGTTCCTCAACGCGTGCCGCAACGTCGCCAAGGAGTACCAAGATATCGAATACGATGAGGACCTGCTTGACCGCGCATgcctgcgcatcgtgcgtgACCCTGAGCCATTTGCCGACACGGTCATGGTCATGCCCAACCTGTACGGTGATATCCTGTCCGACATGTGCGCCGGTCTGATTGGTGGTCTCGGTCTGACGCCTTCTGGCAACATTGGCCGCGACGCCTCGATCTTTgaggccgtgcacggcTCGGCTCCCGACATTGCTGGCCAGGACAAGGCCAACCCCACGGCTCTGCTTCTCTCGTCGATCATGATGCTTCGCCACATGAGTCTCTTTGAGCATGCCGACAAGATCGAGCGTGCCATCTTCGAGACCATCGCCGCTGGCGAGCGCACCGGTGATCTTGGCGGTAAgctcggcacacgcgcctTCACGGAAAGCATCATCTCGCGTCTGTAG
- a CDS encoding charged multivesicular body protein 3, with amino-acid sequence MLASLSRLVYGPTKEERVQEVQRRLRQEQRALDREIRQMDQAMSRVKQDIKRLARKGDDRNAIVLAKEVVRTTKHRTRLVTSKAQLNSISLQLQQQLSMYKVTGHLQRSTEIMKLSNALIRIPQMTQSMREMSQELTKAGILEEMMQDTLESSVLADDDPIELEAEADAEVHQVLYELTDGKLGEAGTTAHLPQPAVAETASREQDDLDQIQAALHGLLHG; translated from the coding sequence ATGCTCGCCTCCCTGTCGCGACTCGTCTATGGGCCCACCAAGGAAGAGCGCGTGCAAGAAGTGCAGCGTCGACTGCGACAGGAGCAGCGTGCTCTTGACCGCGAGATCCGCCAAATGGATCAGGCCATGAGCCGCGTCAAGCAGGACATCAAGCGACTCGCACGCAAGGGGGATGACAGGAATGCCATTGTACTGGCCAAGGAAGTCGTGCGCACTACAAAGCACCGAACACGCCTAGTGACAAGCAAGGCCCAACTGAACAGTATCAGTCTCCAGCtacagcagcagctctcTATGTACAAAGTCACGGGGCACTTGCAAAGATCTACGGAGATCATGAAACTATCCAACGCGCTCATTCGGATACCCCAAATGACGCAGTCTATGCGCGAGATGAGCCAAGAACTTACGAAAGCTGGCATCCTTGAGGAAATGATGCAAGATACCCTTGAATCGAGCGTGTTGGCAGACGATGACCCCATCGAGCTGGAGGCCGAAGCGGACGCCGAAGTGCACCAAGTACTGTATGAACTGACCGACGGCAAGCTGGGGGAAGCAGGCACTACGGCACACCTTCCGCAGCCTGCCGTTGCAGAGACGGCTTCCCGCGAACAGGACGACCTCGATCAGATCCAGGCCGCTCTACACGGTCTGCTCCACGGCTAA
- a CDS encoding serine/threonine-protein kinase, translating into MDPEHRDVPSPLVTPPLLCDPHDGCDSGADRHSYAMPSTSHLTDARSSLQRINSTPQIKHCGRASLRHAAHDRSAHEWPMVAATLRSDPTRARRLHGRATLAQAREPKKRPSLWLRELDDGAAYSSDGVPSLPSSPVWAHAEQLAPQPTPQHGVAEMRLFPSHTGPPSVPPRAHSLSMEYADRLRHPCKQSMSSFTMSAISSRRSSHSHDVADMNVPDIEPCHQSYLLRDASVSESGRILPADVLHVGDRIGPGMHHDGEFVHVAQSSEGFSEQDLHPFLKCLEVVKLLGRGSYAVVYLAREVGVDGGEYALKCLSKRDLSPDQLADQRLEATIHQLLPPHKNIVTLHNTYETRDWLFLVLEYCPGKDMFYWLEEASESIGITSATHIGGDSVDTASARCENGHAAAFEMASKLRLSHLLLATPRLQLISHIFGQMCDAVQFCHDHGVSHRDIKPENLIVQDQWQTDGHDSVVVKLTDFGLATTSEFSNEFNCGSNPYMAFECRHDLASTYDPKQADTWSLGIVLLNLLFLRSPFSQPSAQHCASFLAFSLRPVAFLMQAFQGLTVEVTRFLCEHVFCNVTHGERRRITPREFGQWAQHLPQMLGCHVPLAGASVTRPPAQPLRSATFVCSSDPAPVKPAPLVSNRSHPILPPGHGSEHPSPPPR; encoded by the coding sequence ATGGACCCGGAACATCGTGACGTCCCGTCGCCGCTCGTGACGCCACCTTTGCTCTGCGATCCTCATGATGGGTGCGACAGCGGCGCGGATCGCCACAGCTACGCTATGCCGAGCACCTCGCACCTCACAGATGCCCGATCTTCTCTTCAGCGAATCAACAGTACACCACAGATAAAGCACTGCGGGCGTGCGTCGTTGcgtcatgcagcgcatgacCGATCAGCGCACGAATGGCCCATGGTGGCCGCGACGCTACGGTCGGACCCgacacgcgctcgccgacTCCATGGCCGCGCCACACTGGCGCAGGCCCGCGAACCCAAAAAGCGCCCCTCACTCTggctgcgcgagctcgatgacGGAGCGGCATACTCGTCGGATGGCGTGCCCAGCCTGCCATCGTCGCCGGTATGGGCGCATGCTGAGCAGCTAGCTCCGCAGCCGACGCCGCAGCATGGTGTGGCGGAGATGAGACTCTTTCCCTCCCATACGGGACCGCCCTCTGTCCCACCAAGAGCTCACTCGCTGTCGATGGAATATGCCGACAGACTGCGTCATCCGTGCAAGCagtccatgtcgtcctTCACCATGTCGGCGATCTCATCCCGCCGCTCGTCTCACAGCCATGATGTGGCCGATATGAACGTGCCGGACATCGAGCCGTGCCACCAGAGCTATCTCCTGCGCGATGCGAGCGTCTCGGAATCTGGCCGCATATTACCTGCCGACGTTCTGCACGTCGGCGACCGGATTGGCCCAGGTATGCACCATGACGGCGAGTTCGTTCATGTGGCGCAATCGAGCGAAGGCTTTTCTGAGCAGGATCTGCACCCTTTTCTGAAGTGCCTCGAGGTGGTCAAGCTCTTGGGCCGTGGCAGCTATGCCGTCGTGTATCTCGCTCGCGAGGTGGGCGTAGACGGCGGCGAGTACGCCCTTAAATGCCTATCCAAGCGCGACCTGTCGCCCGATCAGCTGGCTGATCAGCGTCTCGAAGCGACGATCCACCAGTTGCTTCCCCCGCACAAGAATATCGTGACGCTGCACAACACGTacgagacgcgcgactGGCTCTTCCTGGTGCTGGAGTACTGCCCTGGCAAAGACATGTTCTACTGGCTCGAGGAGGCGAGCGAGTCGATCGGCATCACGTCAGCCACACACATCGGCGGCGACTCGGTCGATACAGCATCAGCTCGCTGTGAGAATGGACATGCTGCGGCCTTCGAGATGGCGTCCAAGCTGCGGCTATCTCACTTACTGCTGGCTACGCCGCGCCTTCAGCTGATCAGCCACATTTTCGGGCAGATGTGCGACGCTGTCCAATTCTGCCACGACCACGGCGTGAGTCATCGCGACATCAAACCAGAAAACCTCATTGTCCAGGATCAATGGCAGACGGACGGGCACGACTCGGTCGTGGTCAAGCTGACCGACTTTGGCCTAGCTACGACGTCGGAATTCTCGAATGAGTTCAACTGCGGCTCGAATCCCTACATGGCGTTTGAATGCCGGCACGACCTGGCATCGACGTACGATCCGAAGCAGGCGGATACGTGGTCGCTGGGCATCGTGCTCCTAAATCTGCTATTTCTCCGCAGTCCCTTCTCTCAGCCGTCTGCCCAGCACTGTGCTTCGTTCTTAGCATTTTCGCTGAGGCCCGTGGCCTTTCTCATGCAAGCGTTCCAAGGCCTCACCGTGGAAGTCACGCGCTTTTTATGTGAGCATGTATTTTGCAACGTGACacacggcgagcgccggcgcatcacgccgCGCGAATTCGGGCAGTGGGCCCAGCACCTGCCCCAGATGCTGGGCTGCCATGTCCCCCTGGCCGGTGCCTCGGTGACGCGCCCACCGGCCCAGCCCCTACGGTCAGCGACGTTCGTGTGCTCGTCCGACCCAGCTCCTGTCAAACCTGCACCACTCGTATCCAATCGGAGTCATCCCATCCTGCCGCCGGGACATGGCTCCGAACACCCGTCCCCTCCCCCGCGATGA
- a CDS encoding transcription initiation factor TFIIH subunit 3, with protein MAVGANETVRAYAETRAPANRGGHAPGYVSTRSMSVSASLALSDCLVVILDLDAYAWQHVSPPTGDSTERADAAFETLQHVISAVLVFLNAYTAMQHGNGLVVYGAAAGTAHLLYSSLQAGDSSDASSHDTHASACLPFKRMNDAVFHGMRAMLEAAHHGAGGSVGIVRALALALCHINRITTAMSEHATERRGAGATSFQHRILVLSATPDVSAQYVPMMNCIFSAQKQGIQVDVCKLLGDETVFLRQACHLTGGHYYHVPRLDGLLQVLMTTFLPSRSIQASLMFPALDDVDFRAACFCHRRNVDIGYVCSVCLSIFCEPRDTCLICHAAFMPSTLERLKDERIIAAQLRSSHTSA; from the coding sequence ATGGCCGTCGGCGCAAATGAAACGGTGCGCGCGTACGCCGAGACGCGTGCCCCGGCAAATCGTGGTGGACACGCTCCTGGCTACGTCTCCACCCGCAGCATGTCGGTGTCAGCGTCGCTGGCTTTGTCCGACTGCCTCGTGGTGATCCTAGACCTGGATGCCTATGCATGGCAGCATGTCTCGCCTCCCACAGGTGATAGTACGGAGCGTGCCGACGCGGCAttcgagacgctgcagcatgtcaTCTCTGCGGTGCTCGTGTTTCTCAACGCATACACAGCCATGCAGCATGGGAACGGCCTCGTCGTGTATGGCGCGGCCGCAGGCACGGCCCACCTCCTGTACTCGAGCCTTCAGGCTGGCGAtagcagcgacgcgtcgtcgcacgaTACCCACGCCAGTGCCTGTTTGCCATTCAAGCGGATGAACGACGCCGTGTTCcatggcatgcgcgccatgctAGAGGCGGCCCaccacggcgccggtggGTCGGTGGGCATCGTACGTGCATTGGCCCTTGCCTTGTGTCACATCAACCGCATCACAACGGCGATGAGTGAGCACGCTACGGAGAGGCGTGGTGCTGGCGCCACGTCCTTTCAGCACCGGATCCTCGTGCTGAGTGCCACGCCAGATGTGAGCGCGCAGTATGTGCCGATGATGAACTGTATATTTAGTGCCCAGAAACAGGGCATCCAGGTGGATGTCTGCAAATTGCTGGGCGACGAGACGGTCTTTTTGCGGCAGGCTTGCCACCTCACAGGCGGCCACTACTATCATGTcccgcgcctcgacggcctgTTACAGGTACTCATGACGACGTTTCTGCCATCGCGATCGATCCAGGCATCGCTCATGTTTCCTGCCCTGGATGATGTGGACTTCCGAGCAGCTTGCTTCTGCCATCGTCGCAATGTCGATATCGGGTATGTGTGCTCGGTCTGTTTGAGCATCTTCTGCGAGCCACGCGACACGTGCTTGATATGCCATGCAGCGTTCATGCCGTCGACGTTGGAGCGGCTCAaggacgagcgcatcattgCGGCACAGCTTCGCTCGTCGCATACAAGTGCATGA
- a CDS encoding isocitrate dehydrogenase (NAD+) IDH1 — translation MSVLSIVPRAVRTSSQMTRPMSTLMAQTPRLTKGPTKYGGVYTATLIPGDGVGKEITDSVKEIFDRLNVPIEWEQFDLSGEMQGSDSEFQQAMDSLRRTKVGLKGTLVTPSGAGSHNSWNVAMRQELDIFASMVFCRSLEGLKTRHSNIDFTIIRENTEGEYSGLEHSPAPGIVESLKVMTRHKAERIARFAFDFALKNDRKQVTCVHKANIMKLGDGLFLNTFRRIAEEYKSSGIKANDMIVDNTSMQLVGRPNQFDVVVTPNLYGNIVSNIGAALVGGPGIVPGANIGREYALYEPGCRHAAMDIKGSNKANPTAMILSATMMLRHLGLDYHANQIAASVYRVIAAGKVRTPDMGGSSTTQQFTQAVLDNL, via the exons ATGAGTGTGCTCTCGATCGTCCCTCGCGCTGTGCGCACGTCAAGCCAGATGACGCGCCCTATGTCGACGCTGATGGCACAGACGCCGCGTCTGACCAAG GGCCCGACCAAGTACGGTGGTGTGTACACGGCGACATTGATCCCCGGTGACGGTGTCGGAAAGGAGATCACGGACTCGGTCAAGGAGATCTTTGACCGCCTGAACGTGCCCATTGAGTGGGAGCAGTTTGATCTGTCGGGCGAGATGCAGGGCAGCGACTCGGAGTTCCAGCAGGCCATGGACAGTCTGCGCCGCACCAAGGTCGGTCTGAAGGGCACGCTTGTGACGCCCTCGGGCGCTGGTTCCCACAACAGCTGGAACGTTGCGATGCGTCAGGAGCTCGATATCTTTGCCTCGATGGTGTTCTGCCGCTCGCTCGAGGGACTGAAGACGCGCCACTCGAACATTGACTTTACGATCATCCGTGAAAACACCGAGGGTGAGTACAGTGGCCTGGAGCACAGCCCCGCGCCCGGCATTGTCGAGTCGCTCAAGGTCATGACGCGCCACAaggccgagcgcatcgcccgcTTCGCGTTCGACTTCGCCCTCAAGAACGACCGCAAGCAGGTCACCTGTGTCCACAAGGCCAATATCATGAAGCTCGGTGACGGTCTGTTCCTCAACACGTTCCGTCGCATCGCCGAGGAGTACAAGAGCTCGGGCATCAAGGCCAATGACATGATCGTCGACAACACGTCgatgcagctcgtcggccgCCCGAACCAGTTTGACGTGGTCGTGACGCCCAACCTGTATGGTAACATTGTGTCCAACATCGGTGCCGCGCTGGTCGGTGGCCCAGGCATCGTGCCAGGCGCCAACATCGGCCGCGAGTACGCCCTCTACGAGCCTGGCTGCCGTCACGCCGCTATGGACATCAAGGGCTCGAATAAGGCCAACCCGACGGCCATGATCCTCAGTGCCACGATGATGCTTCGTCACCTCGGTCTCGACTACCACGCCAACCAGATTGCCGCTAGCGTCTACCGTGTGATCGCAGCCGGCAAGGTCCGCACGCccgacatgggcggcaGCTCGACGACCCAGCAGTTTACGCAGGCCGTGCTCGACAACTTGTAG
- a CDS encoding histone H2B — translation MAPKPAEKKPPSTAGKAPASAGKAPSEGAKKTSKAPTKSAEKRKAGSKIRKETYSTYIYRVLKQVHPDTGISNKAMAILNSFVQDIFERIASEASKLASYNKKSTISSREIQTSVRLILPGELSKHAIAEATRSVTKFSST, via the coding sequence ATGGCTCCCAAGCCCGCTGAGAAGAAGCCCCCGTCAACCGCCGGCAAGGCCCCTGCCTCGGCTGGTAAGGCCCCCTCGGAGGGTGCCAAGAAGACCTCGAAGGCCCCTACTAAGTCGGCTGAGAAGAGGAAGGCCGGCAGCAAGATCCGCAAGGAGACGTACTCGACCTACATCTACCGTGTGCTTAAGCAGGTGCACCCTGACACGGGTATCTCGAACAAGGCCATGGCTATTCTGAACTCGTTTGTGCAGGATATTTTCGAACGCATTGCCTCGGAGGCCTCGAAGCTTGCCAGCTACAACAAGAAGAGCACGATCTCGTCGCGTGAGATCCAGACGTCGGTGCGTCTGATTCTCCCCGGTGAGCTCTCGAAGCACGCTATTGCTGAAGCTACGCGCTCGGTTACCAAGTTCTCGTCGACATAA
- a CDS encoding lysine-specific demethylase 8, with product MDDHVLHVIASQEIWHPLVYTIQRCARQVQERGDLSYVVRTCADVIRVQCEQRFLVYHYADVPVAWRALHTDAILLSGVATLAMQEPTEVEARIRDLDVALIVSGAPDREADVHMLLRALQAYMPRDDTVHPRLVPDHIPLTQTNAARTVDEYAEAPSLRAFLDRCPHPRCPYGAPFVVRGFARDWPAMSRWRDPSDLCRRAGPGRVVPVEKGLSYTDEAWGQGIVPWSDFLARIGWSSSACEPLYLAQHTLHTQFPWLAHDIILPDYVYACPPHPGYVAYHEGMDPIQSVWIGPRGTDSPAHTDPYYNCYVQVVGHKHVWLAPPPLTLPAMSPDVAFGSMLQNTTQLSVWEAAQPPAFVQEVVPHAQHTELHPGDMLFLPPMWWHAMKSTSQSFSVSFWF from the coding sequence ATGGACGATcatgtgctgcatgtgATAGCTTCACAGGAGATATGGCATCCCCTGGTCTATACGATCCAGCGCTGTGCGCGCCAGGTACAGGAACGCGGTGATCTGTCGTATGTCGTACGTACGTGTGCGGATGTGATTCGCGTTCAGTGCGAGCAGCGGTTTCTTGTCTACCACTATGCCGACGTACCAGTAGCCTGGCGTGCTCTGCATACGGACGCGATCCTATTGAGTGGCGTGGCAACGCTGGCCATGCAGGAGCCTACGGAGGTAGAAGCTCGCATCCGCGACCTGGACGTGGCCCTTATTGTTTCTGGCGCACCGGATCGCGAAGCGGATGTGCACATGCTTCTCCGTGCCCTGCAAGCGTACATGCCCAGGGACGACACTGTGCACCCACGCCTCGTGCCCGACCACATCCCACTCACACAGACGAACGCCGCGCGGACCGTCGACGAGTATGCCGaagcgccgtcgctgcgcgCGTTTTTGGATCGGTGTCCGCATCCACGTTGCCCATACGGCGCGCCGTTTGTTGTGCGTGGATTTGCGCGCGACTGGCCAGCCATGTCGCGATGGCGCGATCCGTCCGACTTGTGCCGACGGGCAGGACCCGGGCGTGTCGTGCCTGTTGAAAAGGGCCTGTCGTACACGGACGAAGCATGGGGCCAGGGCATCGTGCCTTGGTCCGACTTTCTCGCGCGGATCGGCTGGTCCTCATCAGCTTGCGAGCCACTATACCTGGCGCAGCATACGCTACATACCCAATTCCCAtggctcgcgcacgacatCATCTTACCCGACTACGTATATGCGTGTCCACCACACCCAGGCTATGTCGCGTACCACGAAGGCATGGATCCTATTCAGAGCGTCTGGATCGGCCCCCGAGGCACGGACTCGCCTGCCCACACGGATCCCTACTACAATTGCTACGTCCAGGTTGTGGGACACAAGCACGTGTGGCttgcgccgccgcctctGACCCTGCCCGCCATGTCTCCGGATGTGGCCTTCGGTTCGATGCTGCAGAACACGACGCAGCTCTCTGTGTGGGAGgcagcacagccaccaGCGTTTGTGCAAGAGGTCGTgccgcatgcgcagcacaccgAGCTGCATCCCGGAGATATGCTGTTTCTGCCGCCGATGTGGTGGCACGCGATGAAAAGTACCAGTCAGAGCTTTTCCGTGTCGTTCTGGTTCTAG